From the Thermosynechococcus sp. genome, the window CAGGCCATTAAAGCCCGTGAGTCCCAAGCCAAATCCAATATCGGTGCAGTTAACCGTGCCCAACAGGCCTACCGCTTAGCAAATCCAACCTTCACCGACGACCTAGCAAGTTTACAAATCGGCTTTAGTGATACACCCGACTATGAGTATCAAATCAGCCATGCCGACAGTGACTATGCTCAATTCCAAGCCACCCCTGAGCGAGCAGAATTAAAGGCATTTACAGGTTGCACCTACGCTACGTATACAACATTGACCACAACCCAAATTTTAGAAGCTGCTCCCTCTGGTTCAAGCACAGCATCACCACCGGCCTGTCCCGATCCCACTCCCTGAAGTGTCTGATTCTTCTTCATCTAAATGTTCTGCCGCTGCCTTGTAAAGGGTGAGGACATGGTGATCTAGTAACTGATAAAAGATATGACGTCCTTGGCGGCGAAAACGCACCAGTCGCAGCGCCTTCAGCATCCGCAATTGGTGGGAGACAGCGGATTCGCTCATTTCTAGAGCCACGGCGATATCCCTGACACAAAACTCCCCCTGGGCCAGCAGGTCCACAATTCGCAATCGATTCGTGTCGGCCAGTAGACCAAAAAACTGCGCCATCCGCTGGGCTTTTTCCGTAGAGAGCAAGCGATCGCTCACCTGCGCTAAAGCCTCTGGATGATGAGGATCAAGAGTATTCATATCTTCATCATAGGCGCTGGTTGGGCAATAACCAATTGACATATGAACAGTTGTTCAGATATATTGAAGTAGAGGTGGAAAACAACCTCACTAATCTTGGCCATTTGGAGGAAAAGCCATGACGACCGTTACCCAAATGAAATGCGCCTGTCCCCACTGCCTGTGCATTGTCTCCCTCAGCGATGCAATCATGGTTGACGGCAAACCCTACTGCTCTGAAGTCTGTGCCAATGGCACCTGCAAAGAGAGTAACGGCTGTGGTCACACAGGTTGTGGCTGTGGCTCTGCTTAGAAGTTACAATCTGTAACAGTGGATAATGACGAGGCGATCGCCCCATCCACGCTATACAATCAAGAGGTGGAGATTGTCCTCGTCATTTCTTATTAGTTGCGATCCAGTGTGGCAGACCTCCCATCTATTTCCTTGATTACAGCCACCTATAACGCTGCCGACCACCTGTCAGACCTGATATGGACTTGATGATTAAGGTTGTTGCAATCGCAGCATTTCGGCCTGGATACGTTGGCTAAAGGCGCCATCTTGCTGTGCTCGCAGTGTAATCGCATTGAATTGCTCTAGGGACATATTATATTTTCTCAGCACCTGCATTGCCTCCCGCCCATAGTTGGCACAAATGGTCTCCAATCCCCTGGGCATATTTTGGGGATTCATGCCAAAGCAAGAGTTGCGGGGCACTTGACCTTGGAAAGCTGCCTGAGCTTGGCGATAGTATTTTTGGCGAATCGGTTCAATTTCGAGAACTACACGGGCATAGGTCGTGATCTCCCACGGAGCAATCACATCTGTGCGCGGGGAAGTCTGAGCCAAGGAATAAGGTGAAGGCACAGGCACCGGCAGCAGACCGGCACTACACAGAGCAAGGGGCAACCACTTCCAGGACATTGACCACCACACACAACGCGTCCGACTACACTCTACTTGGAATCCCGCGAACTGCTTCAAGTTCCCCAACGCCGGCAAGCAGCAGCCATTAAAAACCGTTTTGGCCAAGATTGAAGGCACAGTAGGTAAATTTACTAGACTTTACAGAAAAGTTACATTCTTTGAAGTTTGCTCATCCAGCCCCTCCAGCAATCAACCACTGCGGTATCCTAAATCTCGGTATTTCTCTCCAGACTGCCCTTATTGTCGTAGCTTAGGGGCTTCCTGAGTTGGCGGCAGGGCATCCACCTGTCATCCTGATCGTTTTAGGAGCGGTTATTACATGGCTCACACTGTCAAAATCTACGATACCTGCATTGGCTGCACCCAGTGTGTGCGGGCCTGCCCCACCGATGTGCTGGAAATGGTGCCTTGGGATGGTTGCAAAGCTGGCCAAATTGCCTCCTCCCCGCGCACGGAAGATTGCGTTGGCTGCAAACGTTGTGAAACCGCCTGCCCTACTGACTTTTTGAGTATTCGTGTCTATTTGGGTGCAGAAACCACCCGCAGCATGGGTCTAGCCTACTAGTTCCCTATTTCTGTGAAGCTGGTCTTAAATACTTGACTGGGCTTGAGGCAGCATTCGAATGTCTCAAGTCTTTTATTTGTGCTTTTCTTATATATTGGCTGGGCTTATCCCTAAGTGCCACCAGTTGAAGTGCCACCAGTTGGCTGCTTAGGGTTGGTCCTCATGGCTGAGGCGGTTTTGCAGGTCATCCACCGCTTCATTGATCTGGGCAATTTTGGCCTCCAGCTCCAGGCGCATTGCCTCCATCAGAGGCTCGTCATTCCCTTGGAGGGGAGCTGACCGCTGATCTTTGATCCGTGGGCTCTTGTCGGTAGCTGCTGCCGCAAGTCTGTCCTTGAGTAGGAGCGTGACCAGAGAGCCAGTAATGCCACCAAAGAGGGCACCCACCAGAAACCCCCAGCCAAAACCATTGCCACGATTCTCCATAAGCCTGCATTGCCCAACAAGACAGCTACCCCAACTGTAGCAGACGGCAAATCGCTTCCCCATAGCTAGGGCAACCCTGTCCTGAGGCAAAAAATTTTTTGAGGGGGGGTGTTAAGTTTGGGGCAATGGCTGGGTATGTTAACCGTAGAGACAAGATTGTTGACCTAAGGAGTCTCAAGACTATGAAAACCGAACTGAAAGCTAAATTCCTCCAGCACCTGCTGGCCAAGAAAAAAGCCAACGAAGGCTTCACTCTGATTGAACTGCTTGTGGTGGTCATCATCATTGGTATTCTGGCAGCTATTGCCCTGCCCTCTATGCTCAACCAAGCATCTAAAGCTCGGCTGTCCAGCGCCAAGAATGCGATTGGTGCCATCAACCGTGCTCAGCAAGCCTACCGTCTGGAGAACACAGAATTCGCTCCTGATGTAACAACTTTGAAGCTCGGGGTCTCGACACCTGATGGGTATACAACTCCTACGATTAATGCTAATGCTGGTAACTGGGCGACTGCTAAGACAACAGCGAATGATCCTCAAGGGACGGGTGTAACGGGTTGTGTAACGGTTGCAAATGGTGTTACAACTTCTACGATCGTAACGGGCAATTCTAACAGTGCTCCTAAGTGCTCCTAGGAGTAAGTTGATTGTCCGCTTAAGCCCTTAAAAATTAGAACAAGGTTGACCCTATTTAGTCATACCAAAAAGAAGCCAAGATGCAGGAGTCTTGGCTTTTTTATTGGAAAATAATTGCTGTAGGTAACCATTTCCTCATAATTAGCCCCCTCGGTTCCGATGCGCCTTCTCTTTATTGATGGGATTGGTTGGCAGTACACCCTCAATACACCCTACAAAGCTCCCCTAGGAGGGTCACAGTCAGCACTCTGTTATTTAGCAGAGCAGTTGCAACAGCGGGGGCACGAGGTTTGGCTCTTTAACAACACGCGGCACATTGAATGTATCCGCCACGTTCCCCATCTACCGCTGGCTTGGCTGACGCTGCCATTTCTTGAGCAACTAAAACCTGATATAGCCATTATTTTGAATAGTACCCTTGGGGCCAACCAGCTTCGTTTAGTCTTGCCACCTCAGACTCCCTTATTATTGTGGGCACACCACGCTGCCGATCAACCTGACGTTGAATCTTTGCGCTCCCCTGAACATCAAGAGGTTTATGAACGGATTGTTTTAATTAGTCAGTGGCAGCAGGAGCAATATATCCAGGCATTCAAGATCCCTGCTGCGAAAACCGCTGTACTGCGTAATGCCATTGCCCCTTGCTTTGAAAACCTTTTTGATTCTACAGAGTCTATTCTCAAGGCAAAGGCACAACCCTGGACGCTGGCCTATACGAGTACCCCCTTTCGCGGCTTGAATTTGCTCCTTGACCTCATGCCCGCCCTACAAGTCAGCCATCCCTCCGTTCGTCTCAATGTCTATTCCAGTATGAAGGTCTATCAAGCCAGTGAGTCTGAGGATCAACAGCGGTATGGCAACCTTTACCAACGCTGCCATGATTTGGCTAATGTCAACTATGTGGGTTCCCTACTGCAGCCTGAACTGGCTCAAGCCCTCAAATCCACAGCCATTTGGGCCTATACCAATATATTTCCAGAAACCTCCTGCATTGCCGCCATGGAAGCCATGGCCAGTGGCTGCTACCTGATCACCAGTGAACTGGGTGCCCTTCCTGAAACAACCGCCGGTTTTGCCGACTTGATTCCCATTCCCCAGGAGAATTATCTGGCCGACTATAGCCGCCTGCTCAATCGGGCAATTCAACGGTTCAATGATCCTCAAGCCCATGCCGCCCTTGAGGCGCATCTTCGCGCTCAAGTGGACTACATCAATCACCACTGCACATGGTCAGTTCGTGCCCGCGAATGGGAAGCATTTCTAGAACAGGTGTTAACAGAGTCCGTGCCGATGCTGGTCAACTGGCAGCACAGACTTTGCGATTACCTTGAGCAGCAACGATATGAGGATCTACTAGCTGCCTGCGAGACCTTGAGTAAGCAGTTTCCTGGGGAGCATGGCTGGGTTGCCTATCAGGGCGCCACCTACATTTTCCAGGGCCAAGAGTCAGAGGCGCAACTTCTGTGGTCAGTGTATCTCAGTAACTTTACTGAAGAAGAGCAAGCAGAGATAACTGCAACATGGGCAGCGATCCTATTGGAGCTCGCAAATTTGCCCCGCAATACCTTGGAACTGCGATTTGCTCTCACAAGCTACGCCTACGAATTTAGCCCTAACCTCAAGATAGGACTGAAATTACTGAACCTCTCACTTCAGTTAAAATTAGGGACACAGGACATCACTCAATTGTTACATCAGCTGACTGCTTTATTGCCCCCTAATGGAGGTTTAGAGGAAATAAACCCTGAGGATGTTGTCAATACAGTGCAGCACTTGGTGGGTTACAGCAGTGAGCTAGAGGGGTTACCTGAGTTTATCAAAGCGCTAGGCCAATATCCATCCATACAACCATCTCTAGAGAGGGTACTCTTTGAACTGCTCAACAACGACCCCGCACGCCTAGCTTCTACATTGGCTGAACCTTTCCTCAAAATTGCTAGAGAAAAATGGGGGCTGTATGAATTTCTCTGCCGTGCCTGTGCTCAAAGTAAGTTACATGAGTTGGCACTTGACTGTGCGAACAGGCTTTTTGACTATTCACTCAATCCTTTGGGCGAAGACTTGAGCCTGATATCTAAATTGCACGTAATGCAGACGTTCAAGTATAACCTCAATTATTCTGAAGAGGTTATGGCTCTTTGTGAGAGATGGCTCAAGAATGCCGATCGCTGTAATCAGTTTCTTGCTGAAAATATCAACAATCAACAGAGTGATTTTGGCAGTGTATTTTATGTTATCTCTTCCTACTTTCATCTAACACATCAGTTTGATGCTCCCGCAATTATCAAACCAATCTATAATAAACGCAACCGAATATTTTATGATAATGCTCACTCGTTTCTGCCTGTCCAGAATAGATATAGGAATTGCCAGCCAGCTATCAATACTGCCACAAAAACCTCCTCTCCTCAAAAAATGAAGGTAGGATTTATCAGTAGTTGTTTTCATGAACATCCTGCTGGCCATCAAATGCGTTCCTTTATTCGCCTTTACAATCGCCAGCGGTTTGAATTTTATGCTTACAATCCATGGTCTGCTGCCAGTAAGCAAGATCAACTTTCCTATTGGTTTCAGGCAAGCTTTGATCACTTCTACCACGGTGAAATGAAAGCCACTGAGATAGCTGAGCAAATTTATGAAGATAAAATTGATCTTCTCATTGACTTAGATAGTTGTACGAGCGACATCACGTACCAAGTTCTCACACTTAAACCAGCACCCGTTCAGGCGACATGGATAGGCTTTGATGCCGTTGGCTTGCCAGCAGTGGATTACTTTATTGTTGACCCCTACATTCTCCCTGAAGGAGCGCAAGCATGGTACACAGAAACGCTGTGGCGACTGCCTGAGTGCTATCTTTCCCTCGATGGCTATGAGGTAGCCAATAAAACTGGCATTCGCGATCAATTAGGACTGAGTGCTGATGCAGTGGTCTTTCTGTGTGCCCAGCGCCCTAGCAAAATTCAACCGGAAATTCTCAAGCTGCAATTTGCCATTGTTGGGGCCGTCCCCAATGGGGTGTTGGTTGTCAAATACCACCGTGGTAGCCCCATCTTTGAGGAGTGGTGCCGTAGTGTTGCTGAAGCTGAGGGGTTTGATTTAGATAAACTCTATTTCTTAACGTCGAACTTACCAGAGATTCACCGTGCCAATCTCTATGACGTGGATGTGGTGCTGGATACCTACCCCTATGCGGGTGGAGCAATGAGTCTAGAGGCACTGTGGATGGAGGTGCCAATAGTGACCAAGGTCGGCCAGCAGTTTGTCTCCCGCCACACCTATACCTTTCTAAAAAATTTGGGCATTGAGGAGGGGATTGCCTTTAGCGATGAGGAGTATGTGAATTGGGGAATTCGCTTTGGAACCGAACCCGAACTACGGCAACGGGTCAGTTGGAAGCTGCGGCAAGCTAAGCGCCATGCGCCCCTATGGAATCCCCAGCGGTTTAGTCGCGAGATGGAAAAGGCGCTGGCGGCAATGGTACATCGTTATCGCACAGGGGAGTTAATCGTGCCGCCAGGACATCAGGTGGGGGCTTAGCTCAGGTTATGGGGTGTGTTTAATGTTCTCTATAAAGCTCAATGTCTATAAGTATTTTAGATACCTTGGGAGTCTAAAATTACGAAAACGATACAAAAAGGGACTTGAATGGGCCCATCAAGGCTGAGCTTTTCCCCTAGTATCTAAATTGGAGCGTGATGGCTCCCTGCCTTTTCCATACACGAGAGGACAAGATTCATGGCAACCTACAAAGTAACGCTAGTGCGTCCTGATGGAAGCGAAACAACAATTGACGTGCCCGAAGATGAGTACATTCTGGATGTGGCCGAAGAGCAAGGCCTAGACCTGCCCTTCTCCTGCCGTGCTGGTGCTTGCTCCACCTGTGCCGGTAAGCTTCTGGAGGGAGAAGTGGATCAGTCGGATCAGTCCTTTTTGGATGATGACCAAATTGAGAAGGGCTTTGTGCTCACCTGTGTGGCCTATCCCCGTTCTGACTGCAAAATCCTCACCAACCAAGAGGAAGAACTTTACTAAGGCGAATTTGTACAATTTATATTGTTTTTATATTATTGGGGCGATTGTTGTGGGGCATCGCCCCTTTATTTTGGGGCTGGAGTCCTTAAGATGGAAGTAGTAATTGGTGCCCGCTGATGGTTTCTGACTTGCCCCCCACTGGTGATTTGCTGATTCGTCCCTTGGCCTATCGGGATGTGGAGGTGGTGGAACAGTGGCTGCGCCATCAAGGGGTACATGAGCAACCCTTTGGTCTACCGTCCTTGGCGGGTGGACCGATGACCTCACCACTGCATTTACTGCAGTGGCTCATGGGGATGAGCAAGCAGCGCATTTATGTTGCGGAGCAGGACAACCAAGTGCTAGGCGTTGTGCAGGTGGCTCCCTTTAATGAAAGTCGCACCACATGGCAGATACAGCAATTGTCTGCCCAAGCGTTTACGGAGGTGGGGACACAGCTTTTGCGCCACTGTTTTAGTACCCTTGTCGAAGCCCGTACGTGGATAGTGGAAATCAATATTGACTACCGCGAGGCACTAGACCTGTATCGCCAAAATGGCTTTCAACCCTTGGCGCATCTCACCTACTGGCAAATTTCAGCGGATCAGTTGGCAGAACTGGCCCAGGGCACGCCTTGCTTGCCTAATCTGCTAAAGGTCACCAATGCGGATGCACGGTTGCTCCATGAGTTGGATACAATGTCGATGCCGGCACTGGTGCGCCAAGTTTTTAATCGCCACTATCGCGATTTTCAAACGAGTCTTTTGGATTGGCTACACCACAGTTTGACCAGTTGGTCGCAACAGGTACAAGTGCATCGTGCTTACGTGTTTGAACCGCAGCGGAAGGTAGCGATCGCCTCCTACACCCTCCATACGACTCAAAATGGGCACACCCCCCACTGGCTAGACTTAACGGTGCATCCTGCCTATACAAATCTGTATCCGGGAGTACTGACCCATATTGCTCGCTTGGTGCAGGCCTATCCACCGGTACCGCTACTGCTGTCTTCGACGGATTACCAAGGGGAGCGAGAAGCTTACCTCGAAAGCTGGGCTAAGCCTATTCGTCGCAGTTTGATGATGTCGCGCTCGGTGTGGCACAAGGTGCGGGAGGTGCGATCGCCCCTGCCGGAAGGTCTGACCTTATCAGAAGTCCTCCAAGGGTTGCAAACCCACCGCCGTCCTCAACCCGGTCAGATTCATACCAAAGAGGGGGCACAGGCCTACTACCATAAGCATTCCTCCGAAAACACGTCGCCCCCAGAAGCCCAATCTTAATCTTGGGGGAGGGAAATTTCCGAAGTTGCAGTATAGCCTTGGAGCGCTTGCAGAAGGCGTTGGATTGCGGTTTCGTTGTCGAGGGCCAGCCGTTCAGGTTCAGGAGCAGCCAGACGCTGGGCGAGCTGCGGTATATTTTCGAGGGGTTGAGCGCAGGTCTTGCCCTTGATGGCCAGCGGTGTACTTTGGGGCAGCGGATTGAGGAAGCTAATTTGCTCGGGCAAGTAGAAGATGGGTTGCAGTTGCTCTAGGGGAAAGGTGCCGTAGCCTTGGGCATCCGCTGGATGGTGTTGCCAGTAGTCCAGGAGGGTCTGGCGATCGCAAAAACCGAGCATCTGTGCCAGCCGGCGATCGCGATTCAAGCCAACAGCAACCGCCAAATCGGCATTAATCACCCCCAAAAATGTGGGGCAATGAATCCGCAGGGCCTCTCCCTGCTCCACAGGATAGATAGATAACTGCACCCCTTCTAAGTTGAGATCCGCAATGTCCACAAGGTCAAGCACCTCTGGCCGCTCACACCAAGTCGTACTCAAGGCTAGATCATCAGGCAGGTCCTCAAGCTCATCCCGCTTGCTGGGAACACCCTCATTTTCCCACCAGTCTATGAACGCATAAAGCGCCACCAAATAGGGCAGAACTTGCCGTTGCCGACTGGGACGACACCCCTGAAGCACCGCATGGGCGGCATCCAATGACAGGGAACGAATGGGAACAGTCGGTGCCAAAAAGGAAGTCATAGCCGTCGTCATCCAAACGAAGTACGAAAAAGCGAGGCTGCCTAGGGAAGATAGTAAATGTCGTTACGCTCGCACCACTGGGCAAGCTGGGCTTCTATTTGCTCATCAATTTGTTTTGCGGTGCACAGACCACGGGCATAGTCAGAGTGAATTTCACGGCGGGCTTGCCGTCGTTGGTGGGGGCTGGGAATGGATTGGGTTTCATACCATCGCCTCATCCATTGGGGAATTTGCGGATCTTGAAAGAATTTACGGTAGAGCCACAGGCGATATTCACGACCGAGGCAGCGAGAAATCGTGGGCTGGCTCACAAAGAGTTCACGGGCAATTTCTGCTTGAGTACGGCGACGCTCACACCAATCCCTGACCCATGTCGGCGTCTGCGGATCATTGAGAAACTCCACCATACACTCCACCCCTTGGCCATTGCTGGTTGGCAGTGTGCGGCTATCGGGATAGTTGTCAATCCACTCTTGGTTACTGTCGGTAGAGCAAATGTTGAGGGAGCGGGTGGACTGAACATACCGTCCGAGGATCCGTCGCACCTGCTGATGAACATCCCGCGTATATTCAATTGTCCAACCCAAAAGTTGGGCAATGTGCTGCCGCAAACGTGTCGTTGAAGCGCGGATGCGAGGATCCGTAATCTCCGTTTGCACAACTGTAATCAACTGAGCGCAGGCTTTGGGATCAATCCCCCGCTGTACCTCAGGGGGCGCTGCTTGATAACGATCTTGAAAGACCTGCAGGGCGCGGTTGTCATAGAAGAGCAGTTCATCCGCCTCACGCTTAAGCAGTTTGCGTTTTTCATCCGCCAGTTTATTGCTGATGACCGTGCGCACCCAGGCTTCAAAGGTGGGACGACCATGGCCAGTGGCATCAAAGGGCTTGAGGGGGTCAAAGGATTTCATTGCCTCCCAAAGCCAGCCCGTGAGGTTACTTTGGCATAGTTCGGGATCAGAGCTACCCAGACAGACGGTACGCAGCAGATCGCGGTACTCGTGACGAAACTGGGGGGATAGGAGAACCGTTGCGCCGAGTTCTTGGCGTAGGCACTGAATAAAAAAGGCAAGGAAACACTCGGCCTCCGTGAGTTTGGGCACTGGATTACAGTTGGCTAGAACAGGGCGACTAAAGGCAAGCACCAGTTGCTTGAGGGACTGGTTGTACTGAGCACGATTGAGGCGATCGTACTCATCTTGAATCACCGTGGTGGGAATTTGCAGTAACCGTAGCACCGTTTTTTGCACAGCCTGCTGTTGCAGTTGATCGCGGCTGAGGTGCTGGAGGCAGCGAGGAAACAGACGAAAATAGGCTTCCACTAAGCGTTGGAGATATCCCCCCCGCTGGCTGAGATGGGGATCAATGTTGCGCTCGAGGATGGCTCGCAGGGCTTGAGAGAGGGGCTTCATCACAGCGGGCGATCGCTCCCCGGCCAAATAGCGGGACCGCGCTGCCTGCAATAACTGCGGCAGTTGCGCCACCTCCAGATCAGGACTGCGGGTCGAGGGACTCATCCGAAATCGGCAACATGAAATGGTTACTGAACATAGTAGCGGTTTTTGCCGAGACCCCTGGGGGAATCCTCAGCATCCCTTAAAACAACTCTTCTTCACGGGAGAGGGGAGTTTTCATCTCCTCAGGAATCACGGTTCCCAGTTGTGCTGGTAGGCGGGCGATCGCCTGCTGCACAAAGGAGCGAATAAATTCATCGCGGCGATTGAGTTGAAACTGCCGTTGCACCACTTCACCGATGCCCCCATCCCCCCAGTCTTGGTTGTGGCGAAAATACTCAATAAAACTTTTACCCGCAATGCGAGTGAGGTAGGCGGCCGTAATCCCTTGAACGGCTTTGCCAACGACTAGCCCCCCGACACTTAACTGCAGAGCCGTTCCCACCAGATTCATCGCACCTTTGACAATGCCAAGACTAGCAAGGGTTTTGCCTAAGGAAAGGGCTAACTCGCGGGCGCGATCGCGATTCAAGTCACAGCCATAGACCTTGCCAATCTCCATCACCATTTGCGCATTCACAGCGGCAGCCGCCAGCAGATCTACGCCGGGAATCGGCGTGACACAGACGACACCTGCACCAATCCACTGGTAGCGCTCCACCACCTTATCCGCTTGGCGGCGCCGTTGCTGATCAATGATTTTGCGGGCTTGCTCCCCTAGGCGCTGAGACTGCAAGAGGATATTGTCTGCCACAAGGTCATCCCCTTCCTGGCGGAGAATGGCACTCATCCGCCGAATCAGGGGCCAAATATGGGGTTCGGGTTCTAACCACTCTCCTGTATCGAGCTGGATCGGTTGAGGACAAGCGGCAACGCCTACCACATCTTGGGGCGGAATCAACCCCTTAACGCGCTGCCGCAGATGGCGCAGCAGAGCCAGTTGATCAGCCTCGCAGCGCAGGTCAATTTTATTGAGCACCAACAGCGATCGCTTCCCCATTTCCACCAAGTTGACCAGGGGGGTATATTCCGACTGCCGCAAGTCGTCGTCCAAGACAAAAAGGAGTAGGTCTGCTTCGGCAGCAAGTTGGCGGGCTAATTGCTCACGGTAGGTACCAGCGACCCCTGCTTCCAAAATGCCGGGGGTGTCGGTAATGAGAATTTCCCGCTCAGTATTCGGTAACCAAAAACGATAGGTTTGGCCGACGGCAGTCGTACCCATTGTGGGGGCCACTTCCCCCACCATCTCCCCCAGCAACGCATTAACCAGGGAGGTTTTACCGGCCGAGCCGGTGCCAAAAACAACAATGCGCAATTCGGGGCGACAAAAGTCCTCCTCTAGCTGCCGTGCCCTTGCCAACAGTGCTTGCCGGGCCACCTCATCCTCAATTTGCCTCAGTTGCTGCCGTAGGGCTTTGAGGTTTTCAGCGGCAGCCGCCGCCCTATCAAGGGGGGCTTGGGGTACAGCGGGGGCAGACTTGTGCCTACCCTTGCTTTCAAGGAGATATAGATAGCGAAAGAACGTATAGAGCAGTCCCCCCAACAGGCCAATGAAAATCAACACCAAGAGATTGGCCAAAAAGGGCGCCGTAAAGGCCACCTGCACATAGAGCCACGTCAGTGCCGAGATCAGCCAGAGGATGAGCACCAGAATGGCGCTGAATCCCAAAAGTGGCCAAAACCAACGTCTGGGGGTCATGGCAAGTATTTCATCAGAGGCTGCACGAAGGGCAATTTCAGCGATTGCCGCCGCCATAGGCGCACCATTAGCCCCAAGTTCACCAGAAAGTAGGCCGATCCCCAGAGACTGTTCAGCAATAGCAGCAGGCCATGGTGCAGAGACTGGACTTCACTCACGCTGGCAAGCCCATTCAGCAGACCATAGCCCAACAGCCAACTAAGACCAATCACAAGGGCAAGGCGACTCACTTGGCGCGTCTGGCGATCGCTCCCCCGGCGACTTAATTGCCACAGTGCCGGAATCATGCCAAAAATGGGCAGCAAATAGACAAAGAACCACAATCGCTGCACTGTCGGGTTGGTAAAGGCTTCCCGATCCACGGGGTCGAGCGGTTCCATCCAATACTCCGCTATGCCTACTGTTATCTACTCTAAAAAAGATTGAGGCTTAGCTTCCTTGATTCCTAATATATCCTCGATTGCAAAACTTCCCCAGGGATGCCGACCCATCTTTAGACATAGAGGATCGCTCCATTGCTAGACTGAAGATTGGCTTGTTTGCGGCAGTGCCCGCGATCGCCAGTGTTGCATTGTGACTCGATTGTTATTAGGGAAGCTGCGTTTATGTCAGTGATTCAGGAGCTACACCGTCAACTCGTTCGCAAAGAACGCTCCGCCACTGAAATCACCC encodes:
- a CDS encoding DUF697 domain-containing protein; translated protein: MTPRRWFWPLLGFSAILVLILWLISALTWLYVQVAFTAPFLANLLVLIFIGLLGGLLYTFFRYLYLLESKGRHKSAPAVPQAPLDRAAAAAENLKALRQQLRQIEDEVARQALLARARQLEEDFCRPELRIVVFGTGSAGKTSLVNALLGEMVGEVAPTMGTTAVGQTYRFWLPNTEREILITDTPGILEAGVAGTYREQLARQLAAEADLLLFVLDDDLRQSEYTPLVNLVEMGKRSLLVLNKIDLRCEADQLALLRHLRQRVKGLIPPQDVVGVAACPQPIQLDTGEWLEPEPHIWPLIRRMSAILRQEGDDLVADNILLQSQRLGEQARKIIDQQRRRQADKVVERYQWIGAGVVCVTPIPGVDLLAAAAVNAQMVMEIGKVYGCDLNRDRARELALSLGKTLASLGIVKGAMNLVGTALQLSVGGLVVGKAVQGITAAYLTRIAGKSFIEYFRHNQDWGDGGIGEVVQRQFQLNRRDEFIRSFVQQAIARLPAQLGTVIPEEMKTPLSREEELF